TTCACTCCGGTACGACGAACGGAACAATCGTGCTTGTGACTACACGATTCGCGCGCTAGTCACCCCAACAACTGCTTTGAGCTGTACAAATTCGTCCACTTCCAAACTCCAGCCCCCACCACTCGAGAATGCGTTAGCCAAGGCGACGTGGGAAAAATCTCTACTACGTAGAAGAGAGGGCGACCGGCCCGGATGTGTACAACGCGCACGCAACGACGAAACCCACGGAGCCGCCGCTGACCTGCGACCGTGCGGCGGGTGCTGGCCGCACCGCGCGTACGTTCCCGTGACCAGAGACTCGGCCGTGCGCGCCCCTCGTACGCCCGCCTGCACGAGCCGTGGCCATGGCATGGTCCCAAACCCGAACCCAACCCGGTGCGGGTCCGAGCGCGCCGCGtcgcatcgcatcgcatcgcatcgcaGGTCGCGGCGCACCACCTCCCCTCCCCCCTCCGCTACTATGATGACGGCACAGAGACACGAGCGCAGGCAGGCCGTTCGCGTCTCAACCTTTAAACGCCACGACGCCAGGCCGGGACGGGAGCGAGCGGCGCGGCAGCCGAAGCGAGCAAAAAACGACACCAACGGGCGGATTTTTAAGTCCGCTTCCCTTCGCCTTCGCCTTCGCCTTCCCCCGTCTCCTCTCCTCTTCCTAGCCCCCCGTGCCCTCCCCCATCCTTTTTttacccgcccgcccgcccgccagcCGCCGTTTCGGTTGCTCGGCTGGGGTAGTGCCAGCGAAGTCTatggcggcgtcggcgagggcgtGCTTGGTTGCGCTGGCCCTGGTGGCGGCGCTCATCCTCGACggagcggcggcggaggggaATGCCGGAGGCCGGTCGCTGACGCTGAGGCAGCGGCGCCGGCAGCTGCTTCGACAGCGGCAGGTGCGCAGCCACCTCAAGCGCCTCAACAAGGCACCCCTCGCCACCATTCAGGTACTGCTGGCCCCCCTACGTACCCGTCCGTCTCCTCCCACCGCACCGGCGACGGCGAGCGTACGCCTCGTTCCATTTCCATCCATCCATGCGTTTCGCATTCCCTTCGTCAGCGGTTTCGTTTTCTTCGGGTTATTGTTGTGGGATAGTGGGAGTGAATCGATTCCATGGgtggaaagaaagaaaaaaagcgaAGGTCCTGCATTTGGCATGCAAGTAGGAGCAGGAGAAAGCCGCCCCTTTCGATGCAGACCAGGGTTCTTGTTTGTGCCTGCGCGCCTGCCGCGGCGCTTGGTCCACTTCGCCGCTTTCCTTCCGTCGCGGGAGGAGAAAGTCTCGCTTTTGGACAAATTTTATGGGTGCTCGTGCTTCCTTTGGTTCATTGAACTCGAAGCTAGAGacgcttgcttttgccctctttccTTTCATCTTTGGAGAACTATCACAGTTCTTTACTTTCCTGATGAACCATTGTTCGTTTGCAGAAACACTATAAGCTGTTTGGTTAATACTCTCATctttggagtttttttttttccaatGTAGCATTGCTTGAAGATGGAATTTCAtcacttttttctctttttctgcGAATGAGAAAATCTTACATGTACAGAAAAAAGATTCACAGAAAATCGTACATGTTCAGGAAAAAAGTTTAGCACAATCTTTTTTTCCCTGCATTTTTGCAACTGGTACTGATTATGAGAAGTTCAACTTAACAGAGTCCAGATGGAGACATCATAGACTGCGTGCATATCTCCAAGCAACCTGCCTTGGATCACCCCTTCCTCAAGAACCACTCCATCCAGGTTCCTCTCTCTGCAGCGCCAATGCTCTTTTTTTCCCATTTCGCTTTCTGCAGCAGTGCTTCTACCCCACACATCACTACAGCAGCACTCAAACATGCTCTATCATCGCATCACCTTTGCAGATGCGGCCTGCATACCACCCGGAAGGTCTGTATGATGAGTCCAAGGTTGCGTCGCAGCAGAACGCCCAGACAATCACCCAAATGTGGCACCAGAATGGCAGGTGCCCCGAGAACACGATACCGATCAGGAGGACCAAGGAGGAGGATGTCCTGAGGGCCAGTTCCGTCAGGAGGTATGGCAAGAAGAAGGGCAGGAGTACCGCGAACCCCATGTCGGTTGACCCTGACATGCTCAACGAGAGCGGCCACCAGGTGACTACAGATTGTTTCATCCAATGACCTTAATACCAGTATACTGATATTCTTGTTCTTGAATTGTGATTATCTCTTAAATTGCTCATTTAACCTTGTTCCCTCTACCTCCCATGGAGCAGCATGCCATAGCATATGTGGAGGGGGACAAGTACTATGGCGCCAAGGCTACCATCAATGTGTGGCAACCGAAGATCGAGCAGGCTAATGAGTTTAGCCTGTCCCAGCTCTGGATCTTGGGGGGCTCCTTCGGCCAGGACCTCAACAGCATCGAAGCAGGATGGCAGGTGAGGGAGAAAGGGAAAGCCACTTCATGAAAAGTTCTATTAAATGCTTCCTTGCAGTTTCCATTtctgttcttcatcttcttccatgcGCTCAATAATTTCTCCTCTGCATGCGGTCAATAATTTCTCTCTTGTGTGCTGCAATAATGATATGAGAACTGCTGATGAAAGAACTATTAAATGAGTAGGAGCTAGAATAGATTCTGCATCGACACAGAGTTTCTCTTTCATGAGCTGCACTAGGCTAGCAATATGTGTTTAGGAGCTAGGCATGCTCTAATGGTGGATTAAAATGTGCCGTCGCTTTTGTGCTAATGGCTCTGTGCTCTCCACGAAATTGCAGGTTAGCCCAGACCTGTATGGGGACAACAACACTAGGCTCTTCACCTACTGGACTGTAAGATAAACACCACATTCCTTTAAATCTTCATGAACAATTGTTTTTAGTTTATCTTTGTCCTCTGCCTAGATCTACATCCCTATCTTATGATTATCTAATTGGGGAATGGCCTAATGATATTGATTTTGTATTGCTTTGGATACTGCAGAGTGATGCGTATCAGGCAACAGGATGCTACAACCTGCTGTGCTCGGGGTTCATCCAGATAAGCAATCAGATCGCCATGGGCGCCAGCATCTTCCCTATCTCCAACTATGGTGGCTCCCAATATGACATAAACATTTTGGTCTGGAAGGTAAATTCCAAAAAGCTCTCACATGCCGAGCATACTACAAATCAAATTCATGAATGGGACCGGAGAGAATCCGTGGTGCCCACCTGTCTCTTGTTCTTTCTGAAGGCGCCTTAAGGCTTGAGTCAAGGCTACAACTGTGGCTCTAGCCCTGTTTGTGGACGCACTCGCAGAGTGACAGTTGGTCCCACGCACGGACCAGATTTGTCTGCAAATGATGCAACCACTGATAATGATTGCCATTTTTAATAAATTTCTACAAGAATATTCACCTCGGGCTCATGTTTCATCTGTTAGAAAATCTTACCCTTTCCTGCTAGCAAATATTTCAAATCTGGCTCTTTCCCTAAGCAATTGTGTAATGGCATTGCCATGTGTCGTTGTCTCGTTTCTCCATGCATTTCCGAAATTTCGTTGAAAGATGGGATAATTTGCAGGTCATTATCATCAAAGGCAGTTACCTTTCCATAGTGCATATGAGAACACAAACTTTCTTGTGAGCATGCATGATAGTAGCACTAAAAGGACCCTACCATAATAATACTAACCGATCATCATGAACCTATCAGATAAATTCACCCAAAAATTGTGGTTTTGCGCAGGACCCAAAGGAGGGCAACTGGTGGTTGCAGTTCGGCAACGACTATGTTCTGGGCTACTGGCCGTCCTTCCTCTTCTCCTACCTGGCCGACAGCGCCTCCATGATCGAGTGGGGCGGCGAGGTGGTGaactcagagcccgacggcggcCACACCACCACGCAGATGGGCAGCGGCCACTTCCCGGAGGAAGGGTTCGGCAAGGCCAGCTACTTTAGGAACATCCAAGTGGTGGACTCGACCAACAACCTCAAGGCGCCGAGGGGAGTGGGAACCTTCACCGAGCAGTCCAATTGCTACGACGTGCAGAACGGCAACAATGGTGATTGGGGCACGTACTTCTACTATGGCGGCCCCGGGAAGAACTCTAACTGTCCATAGTGAAGATTGAAACCCCCTATCAGAAGCCCTAACACCCCCCTTGACACTAGTTTATACTAcctcattttctttattttttctccCTCTCTTGGTTTTGGTTTTGTTTCACTCTTACTTCTACCCCTAGTTTATTAACTTCTAGGTGAGTGAGTGTGTTTACATGCATGTGAGATCGTTCGCTCTGCCTCAGAGATGTTGGTCGTCTGGTTCGTTCTAGGGAGGAGAGGACTGTGGTCAAGTTTCTGAAGAGAAACAGGCCTTGGTTTGGTTGTGCCTTGTGTCTGTCAAATAATTTTGTTTGTTTCACCCCATACCTTCAACCCTGTCAAGTTGAATCGAATTTGTTAATTGTTGGTGTCTGTGAGCCTCGCTAATCCTTGTACCGCCAGGTGTGTTTTCTATTCTGAAAAGTGGGTGATCGAGTGCTTAGCTGTTGGAAGATGTGCAAAGATGCCAACTTTTCGTATGCCGAGTTTGGTGGCCACTGAGTCACCTGGAAAAGTGCAATGTGGGTGATTATTTATAAATATACGGGTGACTATATTCATTATTATTTATAGTAGTGTGTGGAGGTGCTGCTACTACTGTAGGCTGGTGGAGTTCACATTGCAAGCAACAAGGCGTGCACCATTGCTTCAACGAAATGGTGAGTGGCATACTGGTTGCTGCTGCTGATTGGtggtactactgctactactaatgCAGCGTGTGTGAGGTGCCTAACTTTTGACGTTTTGGTGGTGGTTTTGGATTGGATTCTGAGTGACCCATGGTCTGATGAGATGTGTATCTCTACTTGCTTTTGGTAGTGGCATCCAGTGATCAACTCCCCTCGCTATCGCTAGTCAACCATATTGTTTTCAGTGAAACATTCCGTGTGCTAGACTAGAATGTGCTGGAACGATTAACGAGTGT
Above is a genomic segment from Miscanthus floridulus cultivar M001 chromosome 3, ASM1932011v1, whole genome shotgun sequence containing:
- the LOC136547013 gene encoding protein neprosin-like, giving the protein MAASARACLVALALVAALILDGAAAEGNAGGRSLTLRQRRRQLLRQRQVRSHLKRLNKAPLATIQSPDGDIIDCVHISKQPALDHPFLKNHSIQMRPAYHPEGLYDESKVASQQNAQTITQMWHQNGRCPENTIPIRRTKEEDVLRASSVRRYGKKKGRSTANPMSVDPDMLNESGHQHAIAYVEGDKYYGAKATINVWQPKIEQANEFSLSQLWILGGSFGQDLNSIEAGWQVSPDLYGDNNTRLFTYWTSDAYQATGCYNLLCSGFIQISNQIAMGASIFPISNYGGSQYDINILVWKDPKEGNWWLQFGNDYVLGYWPSFLFSYLADSASMIEWGGEVVNSEPDGGHTTTQMGSGHFPEEGFGKASYFRNIQVVDSTNNLKAPRGVGTFTEQSNCYDVQNGNNGDWGTYFYYGGPGKNSNCP